TCGAGCAGATGGAGATGGAGTTCTTCGTCAAGCCGGGCGAGGACGAGCAGTGGCACGAGTACTGGATGGAGCAGCGCTGGAACTGGTACACGGGTCTGGGTCTCCGTGAGGAGAACATGCGCTGGTTCGAGCACCCGCAGGAGAAGCTCTCGCACTACTCCAAGCGCACCGCCGACATCGAGTACCGCTTCCAGTTCGGCGGCAGCGAGTGGGGCGAGCTCGAGGGCGTCGCCAACCGCACCGACTACGACCTGAAGGCGCACTCCAAGGCGTCCGGAAACGAACTGCAGTACTTCGACCAGGACGCGCAGGAGCGCTGGACCCCGTACGTCATCGAGCCCGCCGCCGGTGTCGGCCGCACCATGCTGGCCTTCCTGCTCGACGCGTACACCGAGGACGAGGCGCCGAACGCCAAGGGCGTCATGGAGAAGCGCACCGTGATGCGCCTCGACCCGCGCATCGCGCCGGTCAAGGTCGCCGTGCTGCCGCTGTCCCGCAACGCGCAGCTCTCGCCGAAGGCCAAGGGCCTCGCGGCCGACCTGCGGCAGAACTGGAACATCGAGTTCGACGACGCCGGCGCCATCGGCCGCCGCTACCGCCGTCAGGACGAGATCGGCACGCCGTACTGCGTCACCGTCGACTTCGACACCCTCGACGACAACGCGGTGACCGTGCGCGAGCGCGACACCATGAAGCAGGAGCGCGTCTCCCTGGACCAGATCCAGGGCTACCTGGGCAGCCGTCTGCTGGGCTGCTGACGCACCACGCACGCGACGGCGAAGGCCCCCGGTTCCGAGCACGGAACCGGGGGCCTTCGCCATGGGCTCAAGCAGTCGTGGCTTCGGCCCGGGCTGCCGCGGCGGCCTGCGCGGCCTCGGCGGCCGCCTGCCGGCGGGCTCCCTCGGCGGCGCGCCGCTTGCTGAACCAGGCCGTCCACAGCGCCAGCCCGCCGAGCACGCCGTAGATCATGATCGGGCTGACGATCACCATGGTGGAGGTGCTCAGGACGAAGGCGAGCCCGATCCGGACGAGCGCCTCGGCGATGTACGCCACGCCCCACACCACCGTCATCGTGCGCATGGTCGAGCGGAAGCCGTCGAACTGCCACATGCCGTTCCACCAGGCCGTGGACGCGGGCGTTCCGTCGGTGGCGAACTTGCGGCCGAAG
This sequence is a window from Streptomyces sp. HUAS YS2. Protein-coding genes within it:
- a CDS encoding glycine--tRNA ligase, coding for MAADKIDTIVSLSKRRGFVYPCSEIYGGQKAAWDYGPLGVELKENIKRQWWRYMVTSREDVVGIDSSVILATEVWEASGHVATFTDPLTECTSCHKRYRADHLEEAYEEKHGRLPENGLADLNCPNCGNKGTFTEPKQFSGLLSTHLGPTQDSGSVAYLRPETAQGIFTNYAQVQLTARKKPPFGIAQMGKSFRNEITPGNFIFRTREFEQMEMEFFVKPGEDEQWHEYWMEQRWNWYTGLGLREENMRWFEHPQEKLSHYSKRTADIEYRFQFGGSEWGELEGVANRTDYDLKAHSKASGNELQYFDQDAQERWTPYVIEPAAGVGRTMLAFLLDAYTEDEAPNAKGVMEKRTVMRLDPRIAPVKVAVLPLSRNAQLSPKAKGLAADLRQNWNIEFDDAGAIGRRYRRQDEIGTPYCVTVDFDTLDDNAVTVRERDTMKQERVSLDQIQGYLGSRLLGC